Genomic segment of Micromonospora sp. WMMD1102:
ATCAACGTCTAGGCGGTAGCGTAAGCGCCGTGAACTCTCGTGACTGGCGTCCGCGCTACCTCCAGCTTGCGGAGGATCTGCGCGCCCGGATCGAGAGCGGCGAACTTCCCCGGGGTACGGCCATGCCGAGCGAGACGGAGTTGGCCGACTCCTCCGGCCTGTCCCGGACC
This window contains:
- a CDS encoding GntR family transcriptional regulator; protein product: MNSRDWRPRYLQLAEDLRARIESGELPRGTAMPSETELADSSGLSRT